One segment of Clavelina lepadiformis chromosome 2, kaClaLepa1.1, whole genome shotgun sequence DNA contains the following:
- the LOC143446974 gene encoding uncharacterized protein LOC143446974, with product MIEMEDRSSGDYKLNGRRNELKAVHSSGTMNGHAGDNLQKETSSVGGRERKSTLRPAKETKTISGSQMSQATPNPQAKKSSSIDQGQFKNARSARPQANTETTKPKATPLSTKYDKQAKTPKSSKPPPKKQHPNNTQPRKQPQKKTQSNPQPPKKSQPKKQSLNNSQPSKNKRQNMESSNKNQHHTKAKTNTPPSNKTQSKNKSHQKDPASIIASTPQPTGDATVSNSPEGSSHALSTSQQETKTKSLDQACNYLDKARQVSATYSLIQQVAKGDLDKVEAASQVLDTWHAPRTKAALQTGVAIKQCYDGDADVKETATKIAQYVTKLSRRAGGVEKLYNGGRDLWNGNGRYACYDLVDGSIDLIPHISSLKRLALAGLGAYNGDVDLSEMTWAGVSAVGGPVAEICEMMYGLAGSYWYKGSSNNLNPENSVPVNTPSEEESQSNS from the exons ATGATTGAAATGGAAGACAGATCATCTGGCGATTACAAACTGAATGGAAGAAGGAATGAG CTGAAAGCAGTGCACTCAAGCGGAACTATGAATGGACACGCAGGTGACAACTTGCAAAAGGAAACTTCAAGTGTAGGCGGTCGTGAG CGAAAATCTACTCTTCGACCAGCGaaggaaacaaaaacaatatctGGATCACAGATGAGTCAGGCTACGCCCAATCCCCAAGCAAAAAAGTCGTCTTCAATCGACCAAGGACAATTTAAAAATGCTCGATCTGCCCGACCCCAAGCAAACACCGAAACCACCAAACCAAAGGCAACGCCGCTGTCCACTAAATATGATAAACAAGCAAAGACCCCAAAGTCGAGTAAACCTCCACCCAAAAAGCAACACCCTAATAACACCCAACCCAGAAAACAACCTCAAAAGAAAACCCAATCCAACCCGCAACCTCCAAAAAAATCCCAGCCGAAAAAGCAATCTCTAAATAACTCCCAACCCAGCAAGAACAAGCGCCAAAACATGGAAtcttcaaacaaaaatcaacatCACACCAAAGCCAAAACAAACACCCCACCATCGAACAAAActcaaagcaaaaacaaatctCATCAGAAGGACCCTGCCTCGATCATAGCTTCAACACCGCAACCTACTGGAGATGCGACTGTATCAAATTCACCGGAAGGTAGCAGTCATGCGCTGTCGACTTCACAACAAGAAACAAAG ACTAAAAGTCTTGATCAAGCCTGTAACTATCTCGATAAAGCGAGGCAGGTTAGCGCAACCTACTCCCTAATCCAGCAAGTGGCGAAGGGTGATCTGGACAAAGTGGAAGCGGCATCACAGGTTCTTGACACGTGGCACGCTCCCAGGACGAAAGCTGCTTTACAAACCGGTGTCGCCATTAAGCAGTGTTACGACGGAGATGCTGACGTCAAAGAAACCGCTACGAAAATTGCGCAATATGTAACCAAGCTATCTCGACGAGCTGGCGGAGTTGAAAAGCTTTATAATGGCGGTCGAGATCTTTGGAATGGTAATGGGAGATACGCTTGTTATGACTTGGTCGATGGGTCGATCGATCTTATACCTCACATAAGCAGCTTAAAACGGCTTGCGCTGGCTGGCCTTGGAGCATACAATGGTGACGTGGATTTATCTGAAATGACGTGGGCTGGTGTGTCAGCTGTAGGTGGGCCGGTTGCGGAAATTTGTGAAATGATGTACGGGTTAGCGGGGTCGTATTGGTATAAAGGATCGTCAAACAACCTAAACCCCGAAAACTCAGTTCCAGTCAACACTCCTTCAGAAGAAGAAAGTCAGTCAAACTCATAA
- the LOC143446658 gene encoding beta-1,3-glucan-binding protein-like has product MIREFVQQRFYCSRAFHRFYLIINLAVGGTNGYFPDEWSNGNGAKPWNNASPTAMRDFWQAKNTWYPTWQSGVNNGENAALQVKNIKVWAK; this is encoded by the exons ATGATCAGAGAATTTGTTCAGCAAAGATTTTATTGTTCTCGCGCTTTTCACAGG TTCTATCTTATCATTAATTTGGCGGTTGGTGGAACGAACGGATATTTTCCGGACGAGTGGAGCAACGGAAACGGAGCAAAGCCGTGGAATAATGCCTCCCCTACTGCAATGAGGGACTTCTGGCAGGCCAAGAATACCTG GTATCCTACGTGGCAGTCAGGTGTCAACAATGGTGAAAACGCGGCACTTCAAGTGAAGAACATCAAAGTTTGGGcgaaataa